The following proteins are co-located in the uncultured Draconibacterium sp. genome:
- a CDS encoding TolC family protein: protein MKRIKYIIPLLILLISASVQAQQDLTLSDAITRALENNYDLQITRKSEQIAAINNHWGNTGLLPSVNFNLNGRETFNLNENENYRSQTVSPDVSLNWVFFNGYSAKITKQKFEEMEQQSQGNTVILVETTIQNIIVAYNACLLQKQMVDVYKELAVLSEDRYRRTEDSKNIGASTSYEMLQAKTSWLEDESNYLQQKVNFENSIRNLNYNMAVEDDAQWNLVSPLEVNMPDYQLEDLSAKLMSNNQTLKNQYLNQSLLAKETALAKSNFYPTLSLNTGVGSSWLDNYYSKSTPNYSQKSADAYIGLSLSFNIFNGGITRRSIQIAQINEESAQVQTNQMTHSLNNQLLQMYSNFNVQKALLELANETESTAKLNLDLSADKLKSGVINSFNYRDVQIIYMNAAIARFQAIYILISSNTDLLRITGGIISEYE from the coding sequence ATGAAACGTATAAAATATATAATACCGCTGCTTATTCTGTTAATTTCAGCGAGTGTGCAGGCGCAACAGGATTTAACACTTTCCGATGCCATAACACGTGCGCTCGAAAACAATTACGATCTTCAGATTACGCGGAAAAGCGAACAAATAGCTGCAATAAACAACCACTGGGGAAATACCGGGTTACTGCCGAGTGTGAATTTCAATTTAAACGGCCGTGAAACATTTAATTTAAACGAGAATGAAAACTACCGTTCGCAAACTGTGTCTCCTGATGTGTCGTTAAATTGGGTGTTTTTTAACGGATATTCTGCAAAAATCACAAAACAAAAGTTTGAGGAAATGGAGCAACAATCGCAGGGAAATACTGTGATTTTGGTGGAAACCACCATTCAGAATATAATTGTGGCTTACAATGCATGTTTGCTGCAAAAACAAATGGTTGATGTTTACAAAGAGCTGGCCGTTTTGTCGGAAGATCGGTACCGAAGAACAGAGGACAGCAAGAACATTGGAGCAAGTACAAGTTACGAAATGTTACAGGCCAAAACTTCGTGGCTCGAAGATGAGTCGAATTACCTGCAACAAAAAGTGAACTTCGAAAATTCGATACGTAACTTAAACTACAACATGGCAGTTGAGGACGATGCACAATGGAACCTGGTGTCGCCACTTGAAGTTAACATGCCCGACTACCAGTTGGAAGATTTGTCGGCAAAACTTATGTCTAACAATCAAACGCTAAAAAATCAATACCTAAACCAGAGTTTGCTGGCAAAGGAAACAGCTTTGGCCAAGAGTAATTTTTACCCAACCCTGAGTTTAAATACCGGTGTTGGAAGTTCGTGGCTCGATAATTATTATTCGAAGAGCACACCAAATTATAGTCAAAAATCGGCAGATGCTTACATCGGTTTAAGTTTGTCGTTTAATATATTTAATGGTGGAATAACACGCAGAAGCATTCAGATTGCTCAAATAAATGAAGAGTCGGCGCAGGTCCAAACAAACCAGATGACGCACAGTTTAAACAACCAGCTTTTGCAAATGTACAGCAATTTTAACGTGCAAAAAGCTCTGCTGGAGCTGGCGAATGAAACCGAATCAACTGCAAAACTGAATCTCGATTTATCGGCAGATAAGTTAAAAAGCGGAGTTATTAATTCGTTTAATTACCGCGATGTACAAATCATTTATATGAATGCTGCCATTGCCAGGTTTCAGGCAATTTACATTTTGATTTCAAGCAACACTGATCTCCTGCGTATTACAGGTGGTATTATTAGTGAATATGAATAA